From the genome of Sediminibacter sp. Hel_I_10:
CCGCGTCTTAAAGAGATCAAACAACATTTGGAAGATAATACGGCCATCGAGTTATTTCCTAATATTATCATGAACGTAACGACCGAATCTAAGGTCACACAGCAAATTCACTACATTATCAACCGCAATAAAAATGGGATTTTCCATTTGGGAAGTACAGATTTAGTGCATCACGATGAGTATTTTAAAGATATTATTGGTCAAATTACCCAAAAAAATGGTGTGAGCTATAAACAGGTATACACCACTAATGAAGATCGTTATCTGGCTGTACTCCCCAAATACAACAAATTACCAAAACACCTACAAATCACAAGCACTCAAGTGCTTGAGGAACTCGCTAAATAAACTGGTCTTTATAATCATTATAAAATGAGCGCGATAAACCCATTTCAAAAACCCTGAGCATCAATTTTCTCAATTATATTCCTTATTTTTAAATCATACTTAAATAAGATTTTAAAATGAGTAAACTATCAGAAGACATCATAGAAAAAAAATTGCTTCATTTCCCAGACTGGGAATTTCGCGACAATACCATATACGCAGAATTTGAGTTTGAAAATTTCAAAGACTGTTTTAGCGCTATGAGCAGGATAGCCTTTGAGTGTGAGGCACAAAACCATCATCCTGAATGGACCAATGTCTATAATGTTTTAAAAATTTCCCTATCAACTCATGATGCCGATGGCGTTACCCAAAAAGATTTTGATTTGGCCGAAGCAATTGAGGAAATTGTTGAGGTGCAAGAGTAGTAAAGACTAAACTTCCGCTTATACCCCTATGTCTAAAATCCTACTTTTTATAATTTCTCTAGCATTTGCTATGCCTTTATTTGCTCAAAACGATGCCGTTTTTTGTGAGCAAGTACAAGCATTACATCATCTGGTGCAGCGAGAGCACTTTGTTCCTAAAGCATTAGATGACAGTCTTTCAACTCACGTATTTGATTTGTTTATTGCTGAAATAGATACAGATAACCGTTTATTTCTAAAAAGTGACATCAATCTGTTCTCAAAAGACAAGTTGCTATTAGATGATTATATTGCTAGCAATAGCTGCTCTTTTATCAATAAATACATCACTAAGCTCAACACGAGAATCGAAGATACCAAATCCATACTCTCGGCATTACGAGCCATAGATTTTGACTATTCTGGAAAAGACACTTTAAGGTTTAAGGGACGAGAGAAATTTAGTAATTTTAACAGCAAAGAAGACCTCAAGCGCTATTGGAGCAAACGTATTCGGTACGACATCATTTACACCATGATTGAAAATGATAGTGTCTATGAGCATATTGAGCAAAATTTTAAAAGTTTAGAGCATGATTTAAAAGATAAGATCATTTCTCAAGAACTCTGTAAATTAGAAGAACTACAGCATAAAAAAGGCAGTCTCGAAAACTTTGTACAAGAATCTTTTTTAAATGCCTATTTGCTCTATCATGATCCCAACTCTTCTTATTTTAATGCTTCAGACAAGAACGTTTATGAGAATAGACTTTCCAACAATCAGCTTTCCTATGGTATCGTTACCGTAAAAAATGACGATGGCGCTATTGTAATAGCCCATATTGTTCCTGGAAGCGCGGCCTTTAAAAACGCTAACATTGAGGAGAACGATATTATTTCGGCGCTCATTTCCGAAGAAAAGACATTGGAAGCCTATTGTGTGTCTAATGACGATATTTTAGCCTTTACCAATGACGATCAAATTAACACGCTAACGTTTCGTTTAAAAAAACCAGGTGGCATCATCAAGGACGTGACACTCACCAAAGAAGAAACCAAAAGTGAGGAAAACACAATTACAGGTTATATTTTAAACTCTGGAATAAAAACTGGTTATATTCATATCTCCAGTTTTTATACAGATTTTGAATCTTCTAATGGACTTGGCGTTGCCAATGATGTGGCCAAGGAGTTGTATAAACTGCAAAAAGAGGATATTGAAGGCTTAGTAATAGATTTGAGATTTAACGGTGGTGGCTCAATGAAAGAGGCCGCAGATTTATCTAGAATGTTTATCAACCGCGGCCCGCTTTCTATTTTAAAATATAATAACGGAGATACGTATACCATTAAGGACATGAATCGTGGGTCTTTATTTACCAAACCCATTGTGGTACTTATTAATAATTTTAGTGCCTCTGCTTCAGAGTTTTTTGCTGCAGCCATGCAAGACTACAATAGAGCCATCATTATTGGCAGCACTACCCACGGCAAAGCATCGGCGCAAGTGATTTTACCTTTGGATGCTAAAAAAGATTTAGGCTTTACTAAAATCACCGTGGAGAAGTTTTACCGAATTACAGGAAAAAGCCATCAGTCACAAGGGGTGATTCCTGATATTGTACTTCCTAACATGTACGATAATTTTGAGACCGAAGAGCGATTTAGCCCATTTGCGCTTCAAAATGATCGCATCCCTGAAACCATGCGCTATTCTAAATTAAAGGACATGGATTTTGAAAAACTCAGAAAGAAAAGTAAGCTTCGTATTCAAAACAATGAGCGCTTTAAAGCCGTTACACATCTTAATGAATTGATTATAGATAACTATTTTAAGCACTATACAGCATACCCATTAACCCTAGAAAATGTTTATAACGACGTACAATCCTACCATGACAAATGGCAGGAATTAGACACCATAATGTCTGATCAAAACACGGGGCTCAATGCAATCAATTCAGCCGCCACTCAGCATGTTTTAAGTTATGATCCAGAACAGAGCGCTATCAATGATGAACTTCTAAAGAACATCAATAGTGATATTTATATTCGAGAAGCCAACGCCATATTAAAAGATGCGTTACGTCAACTAAACTCCTCTAACTAAATAAAAATGAAAACCACTTCCTTTTTAATCAGCTTACTTTTAGTATTAACCTGCACCGTTCATAACGCACAGTCTTTTAAAAACGCATCAGAATATTTAGATTTTATTGGTGATGAGCAAGAAGACATTACTAAAGACATGTGGAACTACACCAAAGCTATAGCACACAGCAAAAGTGATAAGAACATTGATAATAGACGAAAACGCTTATTGAAAACGATTGAAAGTGCCATTACCAAAATTGAAAAAGCGGACGGATATGGTGACACTGATTACAAAAGCAAGGTACTGCGACACATGAATTTCAATAGAGATTTACTGAATTAAGATTACGCAAAAATCATTGATATGAAGGCAGTAGCAGAGCAATCATACGATGATATGGAGGCTTATATCTTAGCACAAGAAATGGCGCAACAGAAAATGGAAGAATCTCAGCAAGAATTTGAAACCGATTTATACAGTTTTGCAAATGCCAATAATATTGAAATTCTTGAAAATGACTCTGATCTCGGTAAAAAAATGGCAACTTCAAATGATGTATTTGAGCATTATAGTGATTTGTATTTGATCTATTTTAAAGTGTATATCAATGAAATCTATTTAATGGAGGCCTTAGAGAAAAATGATGTCGGTGCCATTCAACAAAATGCTAATGCCTTGAATGCTGCCGCAAAAAACGGCTTAGAAGTTTTAGACGCACAAGAGCACTACAAAAAAGACGATTCTGTGATCAAAGCTACCAGAGCAGCTTTTGAGTTTTTCATAGAGGAAAGCGGAGATAAAATTCCGAAAATCACTGATTTCTTGGTAATGAATGAAGACTTCGAAAAGATAAGAAACACCCTAGATCAAATGCCTGAACGTGATAGAACCAAAACACAAATTGATGAGTTTAACAAAAAAGTGAAGCAGATCAATAAGGGTATTAATGATTATAATACTATCAATAACGAACTCAACAACGATCGTCAGACGGTAATTAACAATTTGAACAATGCAAACGCCAACTTTTTATCACGACATATTCCTAACGATTAATTGAAAGCGTTACCTAAACACTCATCACATTGAGAGACATTGTATTAAACAAAACGGGACTTAGTGACTAATCTATTGTCCGTTTGCTTAAATTTCAATAATTTTAACCGCAATAAAAACAGATTTTAATATACAATTATGGGAAGAGCTTTTGAGTTCCGTAAAGCAAGGAAAATGAAACGTTGGGCTGCTATGAGCAAAGCCTTTACACGTATTGGTAAGGATATTGTTATGGCCGTTAAAGAAGGTGGCCCAGATCCAGACGCCAATTCTAGGCTGCGGGCGGTAATTCAAAATGCCAAATCTGTAAACATGCCCAAGGATAATATCGATCGTGCCATAAAGCGTGCCTCAGATAAAAACCAAGGCGATTATAAAGAAGTTGTTTTTGAAGGCTATGCCCCGCATGGTATCGCTATCTTAGTAGAAACTGCTACAGACAATAATACACGTACCGTGGCTAATGTGAGAAGCTATTTCAATAAATGTGATGGAAGCTTGGGGGTTTCGGGATCGGTTGTATTTATGTTTGACCACACTTGTAATTTCAGAATTAGTGCAGAAGGCGTTGATCCCGATGAGATTGAATTGGAATTTATTGATTTTGGAGCAGAAGAAGTCTTTGCAGATGATGACGGCATCCTCATTTACGCCCCATTTGAAAGCTTTGGTGCCATACAAGCCGAATTGGAATCACGTGATATCGAAATCCTATCTTCAGGGTTTGAACGCATCCCACAAGTGACTAAAAAACTGAGTCCAGAAGAAGCTGAAGATGTTGAAAAACTTTTGGAAAAACTAGAAGAAGATGATGATGTACAAAACGTATATCATACTATGGAAGAAAGTTCAGAAGACTAATTTTCAAAACAGCAATAACGCCTTTATATTCTTGATTTAATTCTAAGAAATTTATCCCTTGCTATGATGAATTGCATTTGTAGTCTCTGATTACATGCCTTTTTCTTTTCAAAAATTAAAATTAATTCTTAAATTTAAGAGGAGGAGAAGAACGTCTTTAGACTAATGGCTATGAAAGAAACTGCTAGACATTTTGTAGAGTTATATTTTCGATTTTATGGGGAAAGAAACTCCATTATCAAAAATTTATTTGATGAGGATTTCATGGGTCTTGATGGCATTACAAATACTATTTACGATAAAACGAAATGGATTAATGCCATAGATGATGATTTTGAACAAATTGGCACGCCTTTTAAAGTCGGGATTATTGATTTTGACACTCGGGAATTAGGTGATGGGATGATCTTAGCGTCTTGTATTTCGATTTGGGACATTAAACTATTTCAAGATTTCCCTGAATTTGATAGGGTTCGAACCGTATTTATTATTAGAAAAGAAAATGATACTTTTAAAATCAAACACCTGAGCAATTCCATCTCCTTGCTATCACTTACAAAAAAAGAACTATTTCCTTTTACGCTTCGAAAGGTATTAATGGATTGGAAAAATACCTTATTCTACATGGGCAAAAAACAGTAGTTTGAATTGGCTTACAAATTTTTCAACTCAATCCATTTAGACATGTACTTTGTGCCCTGCATGGTGTGATGCATCAACATCTGACCTGTAAAATTAAGCGCTCTTTCCTGTTGCAGATTTTGTATTAAAGATTCCAATCGTTTTAAAAACGCTGTCTCATAACTCGATTTATCAAAATTTTCATTTAAAATTTTAAATCCGTTCTGCTGTAGCTTCATCCAAAGGTCCTTATCGGTATAACAGTTTACCGCATAGTCTACAAAAGTATCGGGATGATCTGCAACCACAGGATCCATAAAATCAGTATCTAAAATGCCCTCTGCTCCTATTTTTGAGGTCAAGTAAGGAGTGCCATTTTGCATGGCGTCAAATAGCTTACCCTTTAATCCTGCACCAAAGCGTAAAGGTGCTAATAACACTTTTGCAGAGCCAATAACAGTATTGGCATTATCTGCCCGCCCTTTAATTAAAAAACCTTCCTTTTGATTGTGTAGTTGCTCGACTTTTTGAGCGCCATAAGCACCATAGTTATGCAATTCTGCCTTAGGCAACTTCAGTTTAATCTTAGGCCAAATGGTTTCTTTAAGATATAATAAGGCGTCATAATTTGGAGGATGGATAAAGTTTCCTATCGTCACAAAATGATCACGATTTTCAAAGCTTGGAAGTTGCTGTTGTGTTACTTCGGAAATCGGCTCCACCAGAAATGGCAGATAAAACAATAATTGTTTCGGCATTTGAAACCGATTTTCTAGGAGTTGCATTTCAGCTTTAGAAATAATCAGACTCAAATCACAGCGATACATGCTTGCAATTTCCCGTTTTGCAAAATCGTTAAAAAGATGAACGTTTGAGAATTCCTCATGCTTTCTATAAGCGGCTTCCCTACCCTTTCTTAAAAAATGAAGATCTTCGGTATCTAAAATTCTCAACGCATTTGGCAACTGCTCTGCAACGCGCCAACCAAATTGCTCCTCTGTCATAAACCTATCAAAAATCACGACACTTGGTTGTAATTCTATAATAAAGTCATCAAAGGAACCATCATTCAGTTGAATGGTTTTTTTAGTGATTCCGAGGGTCTCTACATCAAAGGCATTATCGCTTTTTGCACAAGCTGAAGCAAAAGTAATGTGGTAACCTTGGGTCTGAAAAAAGGATATGAGCTGCATCATTCGGCTGCCGGCCGCAGAACTTTTAGGTTCTGGCCAAACAAAACCAATGATGAGTAGTTGTTTGTTCATTTGTGAAAAAGAAGAGAGTTCAATACCTCAACGTTCGCATTCTAAAATGCAAATTTGATCTTGAAGTTAAAAAAGATAAGCTCTATAAATAAGAATATTGAATTACTTAGAGTTCAAGCCCAAATTGTAGCCTGCTCTTACTGTTTTAGCCCAATCTACTACCGCCTTAATTTGCGCATCAGATAAGTTAGCCTCGGTATGTGTGTAGGTATAAGACTCTAAGGGCATTTCCTTATCCTCAACCTCCTCTATAAGTTCATCTAATTTATGATCTTTCTTTTTGATGGAATAATTATCCCAATCTGATACATTAAAATGCTCTTTCCCTTCTTCAATATGATTTGCCAACCAGTAATTAACAGGGGTTATTTTATCATACCAAGGGTATCTGGTTACGTTACTGTGACAGTCAAAACAAGTGGTCTCTAAAATTGTTTTGACCTCGTTTGAAGGATTGGTTTCAGCAACAAAAGCATCTAAAGTTGCGAGATCGCCTTCATTTCTTTCAGGTCCAAAAAACTGCATAATCACAAACACCGCCAATAACATCAAAAGAACCTTTTTTACTATTTTCATTTTTTCTATTTTAGAATGGTTAAATTAAGTAAAATCGCTTGACTACCGAAGCACTTTATGAAGAATTAAACACTGTAGATGCTTCTCGCGAAAGCCGTCTACAGCATTCCCACATGATCATAGCTCAACCTAAGTTGATTCCTAAATTATTAGAGATTGCATTTATGGTAGATGACAAAATCTCCTGCAAAGCAGCTTGGGTCTTTGAATATACTTGCAGCAATAGCATTGAATTAGTCTTACCTCATCTTCAATACTTTACTAATAATTTGCATCGCGTGCATTTAGATTCTGCCGTAAGACCAATGGCCAAAGTCTGCGAATTGTTGATCACAGCTTTCTACTCAAAACATGAAAATGCGGTTAAAACTCAATTGCAACCATTACATAAAGAAAAGATTATTGAATCTTGCTTTGACTGGATGATCAAAGAAGAAAAAATTGCTCCAAAAGCTTACGCCATGAATACGCTCTATCTCTTAGGAACTGAATATGAATGGATCCATCCCGAACTCAAGATCATCATTGAGCGCGATTACAACAAGCAAAGTGCCGGCTTTAAGGCAAGAGGCCGAAAAATACTCTTAAAAATGGATAAAATAGCCTGAAAATCTCATGCATCTATTTCTATAGCCTTACAATGAAAAGACCTATCTTTGGGGCTTCAAAATTAACAAAACCATGTCCATATCTTCTTTAAAAGCCATCTCACCAATTGATGGCCGATACCGAAACAAAGTAGAATCCCTTGCACCTTACTTCTCTGAGGAAGCACTTATTAAATATCGTGTACAAGTTGAAGTTGAATACTTTATTGCCTTGTGCGAACTAGGATTACCTCAACTTCAAGGTGTCGCAACCAATACTTTTAAAGATCTTAGAGCGATTTACAGTGATTTTTCTACTGAAGATGCACAATCCATTAAAAATATTGAGAAAACCACCAACCATGACGTTAAGGCGGTAGAGTATTTTATAAAGGAAGCATTTGATAACTTAGGCTTAACGGCTTATAAAGAATTTATCCATTTTGGCCTCACCTCACAAGACATCAACAATACAGCCATCCCGTTAAGTATTAAGGAAGCTGTTAATGATGTATACGTACCGGAATACTTGGAGGTTTTAAAAAAATTAAAAACACTGGCTAACGATTGGAAAGATATCCCAATGCTAGCAAGAACACATGGACAACCTGCATCACCAACCAGATTAGGAAAAGAAATTGAGGTGTTTGTAGTACGTTTGGAAGAGCAGTTTAATTTATTGAACGATGTCCCTAGTGCCGCTAAATTTGGTGGTGCCACAGGAAATTTTAACGCTCATAAAGTAGCTTACCCAACAATAGATTGGAAGGCTTTTGGAACAAAGTTTGTTCAAGAAACCTTAGGCTTACAGCACTCTTTCCCTACCACCCAAATTGAGCATTATGATCATTTAGCAGCACTATTTGATGCTCTAAAACGAATTAACACGATTATTATAGATTTAGATAGAGACATTTGGACTTATGTTTCTATGGACTATTTCAAACAAAGAATCAAAGCTGGAGAGGTAGGCAGTAGCGCCATGCCTCACAAAGTAAATCCTATTGATTTTGAAAATTCTGAAGGCAATTTAGGTATCGCCAATGCCGTTTTTGAACATTTGTCGGCTAAACTACCAATATCAAGATTACAGAGAGATCTTACAGATAGTACGGTTTTACGTAATGTAGGTGTTCCTTTTGGGCATACGCTTATTGGCTTTAAGTCTACCGTTAAAGGTCTTGATAAATTGTTGCTTAATGAACCTAAGTTTGCTAAAGATTTAGAACAAAATTGGGCAGTGGTTGCAGAAGCCATCCAGACTATTCTTAGACGTGAAGCTTACCCAAATCCTTATGAAGCTCTTAAAGGCTTAACCAGAACCAACGAAGTAATTAACGAAACCTCTATTGCTAACTTTATAGACACGCTTGAAGTTTCCGAAGCTATTAAAACGGAATTAAAAGCAATAACTCCTAGCAATTATACAGGTATCTAATTCTTTGTACGCACTTTACTTAGAGTTTAAGAGCTGAAATTTGACGCTCAAACGTATAAAAAAAGCCATCTAGATGATTATTCTAGATGGCTTTTTTTTAAATTAAATCTCGAAATGTGACTAATCAAAAAACTCGGTGAATTCTTTGAGTTGGCCGTCCTCTAAATCCATAGTTTCAAATACCGAAGCTAATTTCATGATCTTGTTCAAATTCATATCGTCGCCTAACACTCTAATCACAGCAAAGCCTTTCTCATTAGCACTACCTAGTAGCACAAACTCTTCCACGCTCTCCTCTTCTCCAATAAAATTAACGACAAATTTCCCGTCCGTTACATTTCCGCCACGAATTAATTCTTGGTATTTCGGATTTTTTAAAATGGCTTTTACCTTGGCAAATTCTTCATTGTATGCTGCTTGATTGTTATCGTCTAAAACAAAAGCAATCATGCTCAATTTCTCGACAGACTCATAAGCCTCTTTTTGTTCTTCGGTCAAGGATTCTGTGTCTATTTTAAGCATGCTTATGGGAACATCTACTGAGGTAAAGCCCGACTTTAGTTCATTATCGACGTAGTAAGATTGTAAGGTCGATTCTTGGTTGCAACTTAATAGAGTTGCAACCAGAATAGAAAAGACCATTAGTTTTTTGATTGATGATGTCATGATGATTTGTATTATTTTTTACCAGCTTTTTTCAATTGCTCACCTCCTGGCATATCCATTTGGCTTGTCAATTTTGATATTTGTCTCAAATCTATATCTCCAGTAAGTGACAGTAATACCGTTTCAACTTCTCGTTTTTTACCGTTAATGGTAATGTCTTGGTCTTTTGTAAATTCTCCAAGGCCATTGACAAACATCAAGAGTTCTTTAACGTGATTTTCGTCTTTACCTTCTTTTACATAAAAGTTCACGGTTTGATCACCATCTTTAATACGCATGAGTTCTTCCAGTTTCGATGTTTTTAAATAATTGGTCACCGTGGTATTCATGTCTTGGGAAATTTTCAGATCTCCTGTTGTAAAGACTTTTAATCCTGTGATATTTTTGGCCATTTCTATATAACCTTGAGCCTCTGGATCGTCAATATCCATACCCATAGTAGCCAACATTTTAAACATTTTTTGATTGATGACTACAGACATCACACCGTCTTTATCTTCAAATTTATCAAAGATGCCCTGTGCAAATGTCACAGTAGACGATAAGGCAATTGCTGCTATTACGATTAACTTTTTCATAATTTCTAATTTTTGTTTTTAGGTGTTTGTTTCTTTTTTACTAATCTATTTGTTGTTTTTGAAAATTCTTTAACATGCATGACCTGCTCTGCACCTTTATTAAAATTTGTAGAGACCAGACTTAAACTGCCAACACTACTTGCTGCATCGTTAAAATTTGATGACAACATTGAAAGCGCTTCTTTTGTTTTATCATAAGTTTCTCGTTCTTCTTGACTAAGACCTGCTAAGGTTCTGGCGGGTTGGTCACCCATCATATTTGGTATCAAAATCCCTAGCATAAGAACGGCGACGGCCGCAATAGAAATCCATTGATAAATTCTACTCTTTTTTTGTTTTGATCCCGCTGGTTCAATTGAAATCGCTTTGATGTACATCTCCTCTTTTGTAGTATCAAAATATTGAAACATCACTTTATAAGACTCCAAATGCGCTGGCACATTGCCTTGAGAAAAGTAAGCTTTTAGCTGTTGCTCTTCGCTAAGCGATGTTTCGCCCAGGTCATACTTTTCTAATAATTTTTCTATCTCACTTAATACCATATTGATGCGTATGTGTTAGTTTTTCCCGAATTGTTTTTCTTGCTCTTGACAAAGCCACTCTAATTGCCGTAGGATTCATATCCACTACTTTTGCAATCTCGTCATAATCATACTCCTCAATGTCTCGAAGTTGTAATATTATTTTTTGCTGTTCTGGTAACTCTTCAATAATCTTAGACACCCAACTGACGCTATCTCTATTTTCTACTTCTTTCTGTAACGAGATCGTATGATCTTGATAGTTGCTATGTACTATTTTCAAATTTTGTGCCTGTTTTGATTTTAGACGATCTAAACAGAAGTTCTTGGTCATGGTCATCGCAAAAGCTTCAGTATTCCTGTATTCAGCAATTTTTACTCTATTATTCCATAACTTTATTAAGATCTCTTGTGTAGCATCTTCAGCTTCTTCGCTAGAAACCAAAAGACGTTTTGCTAGTCTAAAGACCTTATCCTTAAAAGGCGTCACCAATTTTATAAAATCAGTTTGTGTCATTTTTGTTTGGTTAGTGTAAAAGCAGGTGATTATTCTGCTTCTTACTGTTACGACGAGTATGGAAGAACTTTGTTACAAGCTTTTTGAAATTAAGTCTATTTTTAGATTAAATTGGACACTGTCAGTGTTTTTAAGCATATCTCGCCCAATTGAATATTTTAAAATTCACAATAATGTAAGTAAATTTAGAGTTTATAAAATCAATGCTATAAAAGAAAAAGAACCTAAAATTTTTAAGCGTAGTGCTAACTCACACGATCTCGGCTGTTTGTTATTCTTCCCGCAGAGAAATTTTAAAACTCCAAAAACACAAATGAAACTACTTAAAATCACTTTGCTCTGTCTAGTCGCAATCACCTTTACCGGTTGTTTTGAAGATAATGATGATCATCTTATTTCCGCAAGCGAAATCAATGATTTTGTATGGAAAGGGATGAACGCCGTATATCTTTATAAAGATGAGATTCCTAATCTAGCCAATGATCGGTTTTCTTCAAATGAAGCGTATGCCAATTATTTGAGTAGTTACAACGCTCCCGAGGTCTTATTTGAAAGCTTAATTTATGAACGTGAAACGATAGATCGTTTTAGTGTAATTGTAGATGATTACATCGCTCTAGAACAGCAATTTTCTGGTGTGTCAATTAGTAACGGCATGGAATACGGTGTTTTTAGACTAACGGAAGAAAGTACCGAAGTTTACGGTTATGTTAGATATGTTTTACCAAATACCTCTGCAGAAGCTCAAAATGTTCAAAGAGGGGATGTTTTTTACGGGGTTAATGGTGTACAGTTAACCACACAAAATTATCGTAATTTACTTTTTACTACTGAAACCTATAACATCAACTTGGCAACTTATAATGATAATAATACTCCCGAATCCTCTGACGACAGCATCTCAAACACAAACGAAGTCATTTCTTTGACAGGTGCTGAATATACCGAGAATCCTATTTTTATAAATTCAGTATTAAATGTAGGTAGCGAAACAATTGGCTATTTAATGTATAATGGTTTTACTGGAACCAACCAATTTGATTCACAACTAAATTCTGTTTTCGGAGAATTTCAATCAGCCGGGATTACTGATTTGGTTCTAGATTTACGATATAACGGGGGGGGCTCTGTCAATACGGCAATTTGGTTAGCTTCCATGATCACTGGTCAACATACTGGAGAGTTATTTACTAGAGAAGAATGGAACAGTGAAATTCAAGCTCAAATTTTAGCTGATAATCCAGAACTATTAGAAAACCCATTCGTTGACGAGATGTTGAAATTCAACAATAATGGTGAAATTACGTTTCAGGAATCTATAAACAGCTTAAACCTCAATAGAGTGTATGTTTTAACAACACGAAGCACCGCTTCTGCAAGTGAATTGGTAATTAGCGGCCTAACTCCATACATAGAAGTAATTAAAATAGGCAGTGATACCAGAGGGAAATATCAAGCTTCAAGGACAATCTATGATTCTCCAAATTTTAGTAGACAGGATGCCAACCCAAGACATACCTATGCGCTGCAACCATTAATTTTTAAAACGATAAATTCTGCAGGATTTACTGATTTTGACTCTGGTCTTAACCCAAATATCTCGATTTCTGAGAATTTTGGAAACCTTGGAACATTAGGTGATATTGATGAGCCATTTTTGGCTGAAGCTATAAATGCTATTGAAGGCACAGGTCGATTTTCTGGATTTGACGATTATCATGTGGAAGAGTTTTCCAGCTCAAAAGATGATCGTCCGTTTTCTTACGAAATGTATGTTGAAGGAAAAAACACAAGCTCTACAAATTTCATCAACAGGTAGTTCATATTTTTTAAAAATTTAAAAGCCCCTTGAATCCATTTGGAATCAAGGGGCTTTTTTTAAGTTGAAAAATGTACTCTAATTAAAATACACGCCTCCAGGAATGATGCCTAAAGTGTGATTAAAAACCTCAGCGTTCGTGTTTAAATCATAAACGCTAAGCACACCATTACTGGCATAATCAAGAGCGTCAAGTCCGTATAGTAATCCATCTTTGACCTGCATATCGTCAAAACTTAAGCTATCAAATTCGGCTGTGGTAGGAAACGTTGAGGATGAAGCACTCATTTTATATACAGATCCACCCGCATAAAAGTAAAAG
Proteins encoded in this window:
- a CDS encoding 4a-hydroxytetrahydrobiopterin dehydratase, producing the protein MSKLSEDIIEKKLLHFPDWEFRDNTIYAEFEFENFKDCFSAMSRIAFECEAQNHHPEWTNVYNVLKISLSTHDADGVTQKDFDLAEAIEEIVEVQE
- a CDS encoding carboxy terminal-processing peptidase; translation: MSKILLFIISLAFAMPLFAQNDAVFCEQVQALHHLVQREHFVPKALDDSLSTHVFDLFIAEIDTDNRLFLKSDINLFSKDKLLLDDYIASNSCSFINKYITKLNTRIEDTKSILSALRAIDFDYSGKDTLRFKGREKFSNFNSKEDLKRYWSKRIRYDIIYTMIENDSVYEHIEQNFKSLEHDLKDKIISQELCKLEELQHKKGSLENFVQESFLNAYLLYHDPNSSYFNASDKNVYENRLSNNQLSYGIVTVKNDDGAIVIAHIVPGSAAFKNANIEENDIISALISEEKTLEAYCVSNDDILAFTNDDQINTLTFRLKKPGGIIKDVTLTKEETKSEENTITGYILNSGIKTGYIHISSFYTDFESSNGLGVANDVAKELYKLQKEDIEGLVIDLRFNGGGSMKEAADLSRMFINRGPLSILKYNNGDTYTIKDMNRGSLFTKPIVVLINNFSASASEFFAAAMQDYNRAIIIGSTTHGKASAQVILPLDAKKDLGFTKITVEKFYRITGKSHQSQGVIPDIVLPNMYDNFETEERFSPFALQNDRIPETMRYSKLKDMDFEKLRKKSKLRIQNNERFKAVTHLNELIIDNYFKHYTAYPLTLENVYNDVQSYHDKWQELDTIMSDQNTGLNAINSAATQHVLSYDPEQSAINDELLKNINSDIYIREANAILKDALRQLNSSN
- a CDS encoding YebC/PmpR family DNA-binding transcriptional regulator, coding for MGRAFEFRKARKMKRWAAMSKAFTRIGKDIVMAVKEGGPDPDANSRLRAVIQNAKSVNMPKDNIDRAIKRASDKNQGDYKEVVFEGYAPHGIAILVETATDNNTRTVANVRSYFNKCDGSLGVSGSVVFMFDHTCNFRISAEGVDPDEIELEFIDFGAEEVFADDDGILIYAPFESFGAIQAELESRDIEILSSGFERIPQVTKKLSPEEAEDVEKLLEKLEEDDDVQNVYHTMEESSED
- a CDS encoding nuclear transport factor 2 family protein is translated as MKETARHFVELYFRFYGERNSIIKNLFDEDFMGLDGITNTIYDKTKWINAIDDDFEQIGTPFKVGIIDFDTRELGDGMILASCISIWDIKLFQDFPEFDRVRTVFIIRKENDTFKIKHLSNSISLLSLTKKELFPFTLRKVLMDWKNTLFYMGKKQ
- a CDS encoding glycosyltransferase → MNKQLLIIGFVWPEPKSSAAGSRMMQLISFFQTQGYHITFASACAKSDNAFDVETLGITKKTIQLNDGSFDDFIIELQPSVVIFDRFMTEEQFGWRVAEQLPNALRILDTEDLHFLRKGREAAYRKHEEFSNVHLFNDFAKREIASMYRCDLSLIISKAEMQLLENRFQMPKQLLFYLPFLVEPISEVTQQQLPSFENRDHFVTIGNFIHPPNYDALLYLKETIWPKIKLKLPKAELHNYGAYGAQKVEQLHNQKEGFLIKGRADNANTVIGSAKVLLAPLRFGAGLKGKLFDAMQNGTPYLTSKIGAEGILDTDFMDPVVADHPDTFVDYAVNCYTDKDLWMKLQQNGFKILNENFDKSSYETAFLKRLESLIQNLQQERALNFTGQMLMHHTMQGTKYMSKWIELKNL
- a CDS encoding heme-binding domain-containing protein, with product MKIVKKVLLMLLAVFVIMQFFGPERNEGDLATLDAFVAETNPSNEVKTILETTCFDCHSNVTRYPWYDKITPVNYWLANHIEEGKEHFNVSDWDNYSIKKKDHKLDELIEEVEDKEMPLESYTYTHTEANLSDAQIKAVVDWAKTVRAGYNLGLNSK